The following proteins are co-located in the Penaeus monodon isolate SGIC_2016 chromosome 10, NSTDA_Pmon_1, whole genome shotgun sequence genome:
- the LOC119577465 gene encoding pigment-dispersing hormone type 1-like, with translation MCRVAMLLVVLAVTAVVVTEAQREPAASKCQAATELAIQILQAVKGAHPGVAVGPHKRNSELINSLLGLPKFMIDAGRR, from the exons ATGTGCCGTGTTGCAATGTTGTTAGTGGTGTTGGCGGTGACAGCCGTCGTGGTGACAGAGGCGCAAAGGGAACCAGCAGCTTCAAAGTGTCAG GCTGCAACAGAACTAGCAATACAGATTCTGCAGGCAGTGAAGGGCGCTCACCCCGGGGTGGCCGTGGGACCCCACAAGAGGAACTCGGAGCTCATTAACTCTCTTCTGGGTCTTCCCAAGTTCATGATCGACGCCGGCAGGAGGTGA